One segment of Brassica napus cultivar Da-Ae chromosome C3, Da-Ae, whole genome shotgun sequence DNA contains the following:
- the LOC106384985 gene encoding transcription factor BIM1-like isoform X2, whose protein sequence is MELPQPRPFKAQGREPTHDFLSLCSHSTVQTDPKPTPSSSHGSHLKTHDFLQPLESVGGSKEETSRIDTTSEPPAPPPPLKHVLPGGIGTYTISSIPYFHNHQRVPKPELSPPMMFTASGGGGGGGGVERNVVDAAAVASGLTLWDESGSGTKGQTRKENNAGERANIRADAATTIGQWPAQSLTNNNPLSGFSSRSSSQGSGLKSQSFMDMIRSAKGTSQDDDLDDEDDFFMKKESSSTSQIRTDMRVKAEARGAGNNDPKMNTPRSKHSATEQRRRSKINDRFQKLRQLVPNSDQKRDKASFLLEVIEYIQFLQEKTSKYETPYQGWNQEPAKLLNWAQQRNNQQLVPEGTVAFAPKLEEEKNNIPILATAETLNRVTPFPLSVQSNSLFSPVIAGNPLTQLHARVVASESSPSSRSHTQPLKEGGGEEEEEEQGDDEEGREGNISISSVYSQGLVKRLREALEKSGVDITKATISVEIELAKRSSEVKQTRKPKRLKTCNTS, encoded by the exons ATGGAGCTTCCTCAACCTCGTCCCTTCAAAGCCCAGG GGAGAGAACCAACACATGATTTTTTATCGCTCTGCAGTCATTCAACTGTCCAGACAGATCCCAAGCCAacaccttcttcttctcatg GTAGCCACTTGAAGACCCATGATTTTCTACAACCGTTAGAAAGCGTTGGTGGTTCTAAAGAAGAGACAAGTAGGATTGACACAACCTCCGAGCCGCCTGCACCGCCCCCACCGCTGAAGCACGTGCTTCCCGGTGGAATAGGAACGTACACGATAAGCTCAATACCTTATTTCCATAATCATCAAAGAGTTCCTAAGCCGGAGCTTTCACCACCAATGATGTTCACTgctagtggtggtggtggtggtggtggtggtgttgAGAGAAACGTTGTGGACGCTGCTGCTGTTGCAAGCGGGCTTACTCTGTGGGATGAATCTGGTTCTGGGACTAAGGGACAGACAAGGAAGGAGAATAACGCTGGGGAGAGAGCTAACATCAGAG CTGATGCTGCAACAACTATTGGACAATGGCCAGCACAGTCTTTGACAAATAATAACCCGTTGAGCGGTTTCAGTTCTCGTTCTTCCTCTCA AGGGTCTGGACTCAAGAGCCAGAGTTTCATGGACATGATAAGATCAGCCAAAGGAACTTCACAGGATGATGATTTAGACGACGAAGATGATTTCTTCATGAAGAAAGAAAGCTCCTCCACTAGCCAGATCCGTACAG ATATGAGAGTAAAAGCAGAGGCGAGAGGGGCTGGCAATAACGATCCAAAGATGAACACGCCTAGGTCAAAACATTCTGCTACAGAACAACGGAGGAGGAGCAAGATCAATGATAG gtttcaaAAGTTGAGACAGTTAGTACCTAACAGCGACCAAAAGCGTGACAAGGCCTCCTTCTTGCTAGAG GTTATAGAGTATATTCAATTCTTACAGGAGAAAACAAGCAAGTACGAGACTCCTTACCAAGGATGGAACCAAGAACCTGCCAAGCTATTGAATTGG GCACAGCAAAGAAACAACCAACAGCTTGTCCCTGAAGGAACCGTTGCATTTGCTCCAAAActggaagaagagaagaataaCATTCCGATCCTTGCAACAGCTGAAACACTGAACCGAGTAACTCCATTTCCTTTGTCGGTTCAAAGCAACAGTCTGTTCTCTCCTGTAATTGCGGGTAATCCTCTAACTCAGTTGCACGCAAGAGTAGTAGCATCAGAGTCGAGCCCGAGTTCTCGGAGTCATACTCAGCCATTgaaagaaggaggaggagaagaagaagaagaagaacagggTGATGATGAGGAAGGTCGTGAGGGTAACATCAGTATATCGAGTGTTTACTCGCAAGG ATTAGTGAAGAGACTAAGAGAAGCATTGGAGAAATCAGGAGTGGACATAACGAAAGCAACCATCTCCGTAGAAATCGAGCTTGCTAAACGCTCCTCTGAAGTCAAGCAAACTCGGAAACCTAAACGGCTCAAAACGTGCAATacaagttaa
- the LOC106384985 gene encoding transcription factor BIM1-like isoform X3, with protein sequence MELPQPRPFKAQGREPTHDFLSLCSHSTVQTDPKPTPSSSHGSHLKTHDFLQPLESVGGSKEETSRIDTTSEPPAPPPPLKHVLPGGIGTYTISSIPYFHNHQRVPKPELSPPMMFTASGGGGGGGGVERNVVDAAAVASGLTLWDESGSGTKGQTRKENNAGERANIRADAATTIGQWPAQSLTNNNPLSGFSSRSSSQGSGLKSQSFMDMIRSAKGTSQDDDLDDEDDFFMKKESSSTSQIRTVDMRVKAEARGAGNNDPKMNTPRSKHSATEQRRRSKINDRFQKLRQLVPNSDQKRDKASFLLEVIEYIQFLQEKTSKYETPYQGWNQEPAKLLNWAQQRNNQQLVPEGTVAFAPKLEEEKNNIPILATAETLNRLHARVVASESSPSSRSHTQPLKEGGGEEEEEEQGDDEEGREGNISISSVYSQGLVKRLREALEKSGVDITKATISVEIELAKRSSEVKQTRKPKRLKTCNTS encoded by the exons ATGGAGCTTCCTCAACCTCGTCCCTTCAAAGCCCAGG GGAGAGAACCAACACATGATTTTTTATCGCTCTGCAGTCATTCAACTGTCCAGACAGATCCCAAGCCAacaccttcttcttctcatg GTAGCCACTTGAAGACCCATGATTTTCTACAACCGTTAGAAAGCGTTGGTGGTTCTAAAGAAGAGACAAGTAGGATTGACACAACCTCCGAGCCGCCTGCACCGCCCCCACCGCTGAAGCACGTGCTTCCCGGTGGAATAGGAACGTACACGATAAGCTCAATACCTTATTTCCATAATCATCAAAGAGTTCCTAAGCCGGAGCTTTCACCACCAATGATGTTCACTgctagtggtggtggtggtggtggtggtggtgttgAGAGAAACGTTGTGGACGCTGCTGCTGTTGCAAGCGGGCTTACTCTGTGGGATGAATCTGGTTCTGGGACTAAGGGACAGACAAGGAAGGAGAATAACGCTGGGGAGAGAGCTAACATCAGAG CTGATGCTGCAACAACTATTGGACAATGGCCAGCACAGTCTTTGACAAATAATAACCCGTTGAGCGGTTTCAGTTCTCGTTCTTCCTCTCA AGGGTCTGGACTCAAGAGCCAGAGTTTCATGGACATGATAAGATCAGCCAAAGGAACTTCACAGGATGATGATTTAGACGACGAAGATGATTTCTTCATGAAGAAAGAAAGCTCCTCCACTAGCCAGATCCGTACAG TAGATATGAGAGTAAAAGCAGAGGCGAGAGGGGCTGGCAATAACGATCCAAAGATGAACACGCCTAGGTCAAAACATTCTGCTACAGAACAACGGAGGAGGAGCAAGATCAATGATAG gtttcaaAAGTTGAGACAGTTAGTACCTAACAGCGACCAAAAGCGTGACAAGGCCTCCTTCTTGCTAGAG GTTATAGAGTATATTCAATTCTTACAGGAGAAAACAAGCAAGTACGAGACTCCTTACCAAGGATGGAACCAAGAACCTGCCAAGCTATTGAATTGG GCACAGCAAAGAAACAACCAACAGCTTGTCCCTGAAGGAACCGTTGCATTTGCTCCAAAActggaagaagagaagaataaCATTCCGATCCTTGCAACAGCTGAAACACTGAACCGA TTGCACGCAAGAGTAGTAGCATCAGAGTCGAGCCCGAGTTCTCGGAGTCATACTCAGCCATTgaaagaaggaggaggagaagaagaagaagaagaacagggTGATGATGAGGAAGGTCGTGAGGGTAACATCAGTATATCGAGTGTTTACTCGCAAGG ATTAGTGAAGAGACTAAGAGAAGCATTGGAGAAATCAGGAGTGGACATAACGAAAGCAACCATCTCCGTAGAAATCGAGCTTGCTAAACGCTCCTCTGAAGTCAAGCAAACTCGGAAACCTAAACGGCTCAAAACGTGCAATacaagttaa
- the LOC106384985 gene encoding transcription factor BIM1-like isoform X1, which translates to MELPQPRPFKAQGREPTHDFLSLCSHSTVQTDPKPTPSSSHGSHLKTHDFLQPLESVGGSKEETSRIDTTSEPPAPPPPLKHVLPGGIGTYTISSIPYFHNHQRVPKPELSPPMMFTASGGGGGGGGVERNVVDAAAVASGLTLWDESGSGTKGQTRKENNAGERANIRADAATTIGQWPAQSLTNNNPLSGFSSRSSSQGSGLKSQSFMDMIRSAKGTSQDDDLDDEDDFFMKKESSSTSQIRTVDMRVKAEARGAGNNDPKMNTPRSKHSATEQRRRSKINDRFQKLRQLVPNSDQKRDKASFLLEVIEYIQFLQEKTSKYETPYQGWNQEPAKLLNWAQQRNNQQLVPEGTVAFAPKLEEEKNNIPILATAETLNRVTPFPLSVQSNSLFSPVIAGNPLTQLHARVVASESSPSSRSHTQPLKEGGGEEEEEEQGDDEEGREGNISISSVYSQGLVKRLREALEKSGVDITKATISVEIELAKRSSEVKQTRKPKRLKTCNTS; encoded by the exons ATGGAGCTTCCTCAACCTCGTCCCTTCAAAGCCCAGG GGAGAGAACCAACACATGATTTTTTATCGCTCTGCAGTCATTCAACTGTCCAGACAGATCCCAAGCCAacaccttcttcttctcatg GTAGCCACTTGAAGACCCATGATTTTCTACAACCGTTAGAAAGCGTTGGTGGTTCTAAAGAAGAGACAAGTAGGATTGACACAACCTCCGAGCCGCCTGCACCGCCCCCACCGCTGAAGCACGTGCTTCCCGGTGGAATAGGAACGTACACGATAAGCTCAATACCTTATTTCCATAATCATCAAAGAGTTCCTAAGCCGGAGCTTTCACCACCAATGATGTTCACTgctagtggtggtggtggtggtggtggtggtgttgAGAGAAACGTTGTGGACGCTGCTGCTGTTGCAAGCGGGCTTACTCTGTGGGATGAATCTGGTTCTGGGACTAAGGGACAGACAAGGAAGGAGAATAACGCTGGGGAGAGAGCTAACATCAGAG CTGATGCTGCAACAACTATTGGACAATGGCCAGCACAGTCTTTGACAAATAATAACCCGTTGAGCGGTTTCAGTTCTCGTTCTTCCTCTCA AGGGTCTGGACTCAAGAGCCAGAGTTTCATGGACATGATAAGATCAGCCAAAGGAACTTCACAGGATGATGATTTAGACGACGAAGATGATTTCTTCATGAAGAAAGAAAGCTCCTCCACTAGCCAGATCCGTACAG TAGATATGAGAGTAAAAGCAGAGGCGAGAGGGGCTGGCAATAACGATCCAAAGATGAACACGCCTAGGTCAAAACATTCTGCTACAGAACAACGGAGGAGGAGCAAGATCAATGATAG gtttcaaAAGTTGAGACAGTTAGTACCTAACAGCGACCAAAAGCGTGACAAGGCCTCCTTCTTGCTAGAG GTTATAGAGTATATTCAATTCTTACAGGAGAAAACAAGCAAGTACGAGACTCCTTACCAAGGATGGAACCAAGAACCTGCCAAGCTATTGAATTGG GCACAGCAAAGAAACAACCAACAGCTTGTCCCTGAAGGAACCGTTGCATTTGCTCCAAAActggaagaagagaagaataaCATTCCGATCCTTGCAACAGCTGAAACACTGAACCGAGTAACTCCATTTCCTTTGTCGGTTCAAAGCAACAGTCTGTTCTCTCCTGTAATTGCGGGTAATCCTCTAACTCAGTTGCACGCAAGAGTAGTAGCATCAGAGTCGAGCCCGAGTTCTCGGAGTCATACTCAGCCATTgaaagaaggaggaggagaagaagaagaagaagaacagggTGATGATGAGGAAGGTCGTGAGGGTAACATCAGTATATCGAGTGTTTACTCGCAAGG ATTAGTGAAGAGACTAAGAGAAGCATTGGAGAAATCAGGAGTGGACATAACGAAAGCAACCATCTCCGTAGAAATCGAGCTTGCTAAACGCTCCTCTGAAGTCAAGCAAACTCGGAAACCTAAACGGCTCAAAACGTGCAATacaagttaa
- the LOC106384985 gene encoding transcription factor BIM1-like isoform X4, giving the protein MMFTASGGGGGGGGVERNVVDAAAVASGLTLWDESGSGTKGQTRKENNAGERANIRADAATTIGQWPAQSLTNNNPLSGFSSRSSSQGSGLKSQSFMDMIRSAKGTSQDDDLDDEDDFFMKKESSSTSQIRTVDMRVKAEARGAGNNDPKMNTPRSKHSATEQRRRSKINDRFQKLRQLVPNSDQKRDKASFLLEVIEYIQFLQEKTSKYETPYQGWNQEPAKLLNWAQQRNNQQLVPEGTVAFAPKLEEEKNNIPILATAETLNRVTPFPLSVQSNSLFSPVIAGNPLTQLHARVVASESSPSSRSHTQPLKEGGGEEEEEEQGDDEEGREGNISISSVYSQGLVKRLREALEKSGVDITKATISVEIELAKRSSEVKQTRKPKRLKTCNTS; this is encoded by the exons ATGATGTTCACTgctagtggtggtggtggtggtggtggtggtgttgAGAGAAACGTTGTGGACGCTGCTGCTGTTGCAAGCGGGCTTACTCTGTGGGATGAATCTGGTTCTGGGACTAAGGGACAGACAAGGAAGGAGAATAACGCTGGGGAGAGAGCTAACATCAGAG CTGATGCTGCAACAACTATTGGACAATGGCCAGCACAGTCTTTGACAAATAATAACCCGTTGAGCGGTTTCAGTTCTCGTTCTTCCTCTCA AGGGTCTGGACTCAAGAGCCAGAGTTTCATGGACATGATAAGATCAGCCAAAGGAACTTCACAGGATGATGATTTAGACGACGAAGATGATTTCTTCATGAAGAAAGAAAGCTCCTCCACTAGCCAGATCCGTACAG TAGATATGAGAGTAAAAGCAGAGGCGAGAGGGGCTGGCAATAACGATCCAAAGATGAACACGCCTAGGTCAAAACATTCTGCTACAGAACAACGGAGGAGGAGCAAGATCAATGATAG gtttcaaAAGTTGAGACAGTTAGTACCTAACAGCGACCAAAAGCGTGACAAGGCCTCCTTCTTGCTAGAG GTTATAGAGTATATTCAATTCTTACAGGAGAAAACAAGCAAGTACGAGACTCCTTACCAAGGATGGAACCAAGAACCTGCCAAGCTATTGAATTGG GCACAGCAAAGAAACAACCAACAGCTTGTCCCTGAAGGAACCGTTGCATTTGCTCCAAAActggaagaagagaagaataaCATTCCGATCCTTGCAACAGCTGAAACACTGAACCGAGTAACTCCATTTCCTTTGTCGGTTCAAAGCAACAGTCTGTTCTCTCCTGTAATTGCGGGTAATCCTCTAACTCAGTTGCACGCAAGAGTAGTAGCATCAGAGTCGAGCCCGAGTTCTCGGAGTCATACTCAGCCATTgaaagaaggaggaggagaagaagaagaagaagaacagggTGATGATGAGGAAGGTCGTGAGGGTAACATCAGTATATCGAGTGTTTACTCGCAAGG ATTAGTGAAGAGACTAAGAGAAGCATTGGAGAAATCAGGAGTGGACATAACGAAAGCAACCATCTCCGTAGAAATCGAGCTTGCTAAACGCTCCTCTGAAGTCAAGCAAACTCGGAAACCTAAACGGCTCAAAACGTGCAATacaagttaa